From a region of the Zingiber officinale cultivar Zhangliang chromosome 10B, Zo_v1.1, whole genome shotgun sequence genome:
- the LOC122028928 gene encoding mitogen-activated protein kinase 3-like, translating to MAMLSNNPPVDFGNKEEMRSYTISNTLFEIDAKYAPMKLLGEGAYGVVCSSINRETSENVAIKKIRNVFEDRIDALRTLREMKLLGKIKHENVIEMKDIMLPSTKRSFVDVYLVFELMDTDLEQIIRSPQPLSDEQCQCFIFQLLRGLKYLHSANVIHRDLKPGNLLVNSDCELKIGDFGLARTKSPRGEGMNGYVVTRWYRAPELLVCSDSYDAAIDMWSVGCIFAAILGRKPLFPGTDSAHQLELILNTLGVNHDAADFDFVTYQPIRDYIDSLPDSPGVPFASMFPDANPLAVDLLKKLLVFNPAKRINATEALEHPYMAQLYDPLLDPAAKGPIDLGFDDDLEEDKIREMIWEETLCYRPGKAAL from the exons ATGGCTATGCTATCAAATAATCCCCCCGTCGATTTCGGGAACAAAGAAGAAATGAGATCTTACACCATCTCGAACACACTTTTCGAGATCGATGCCAAGTATGCGCCTATGAAGCTCCTTGGAGAAGGCGCTTATGGCGTCGTTTGCTCATCCATCAACCGCGAAACAAGCGAGAACGTCGCCATTAAGAAAATAAGGAATGTCTTCGAAGATCGCATCGATGCGCTGAGGACTCTTCGGGAGATGAAGCTTTTGGGGAAAATCAAGCACGAAAACGTCATTGAGATGAAGGATATCATGCTGCCTTCCACCAAGAGATCATTCGTCGACGTTTATCTTGTCTTTGAGCTCATGGATACTGATCTGGAGCAAATCATCAGATCACCTCAGCCACTTTCCGACGAGCAGTGTCAATGCTTCATTTTTCAG TTGCTTCGAGGACTGAAATATCTCCACTCGGCGAACGTAATTCACAGGGACTTGAAGCCAGGGAACCTTCTGGTCAACAGTGATTGTGAACTTAAGATTGGCGATTTCGGACTGGCTCGCACTAAAAGTCCGAGGGGTGAAGGAATGAACGGCTACGTCGTCACGCGTTGGTATCGTGCGCCGGAGTTGCTCGTTTGCTCTGATAGCTACGACGCTGCCATCGATATGTGGTCAGTTGGATGCATCTTCGCTGCGATACTCGGTCGCAAACCTCTCTTTCCGGGCACCGACAGTGCCCACCAGCTCGAGCTCATTCTCAACACTCTCGGCGTTAACCATGATGCTGCTGATTTCGACTTCGTCACTTACCAGCCAATTCGAGACTACATCGACTCGCTCCCGGATAGTCCAGGCGTTCCCTTCGCCAGTATGTTCCCCGATGCCAATCCACTGGCCGTCGACTTGCTGAAGAAACTGCTCGTTTTTAATCCGGCAAAGAGAATCAATGCTACGGAGGCATTAGAGCACCCTTATATGGCTCAGTTGTATGACCCTCTGCTCGACCCCGCTGCCAAGGGCCCCATTGATCTTGGCTTCGATGATGATCTCGAGGAAGACAAGATCAGAGAGATGATATGGGAGGAGACGCTCTGCTATCGCCCAGGAAAAGCTGCTCTCTGA